In Camelina sativa cultivar DH55 chromosome 16, Cs, whole genome shotgun sequence, a single window of DNA contains:
- the LOC104749260 gene encoding cysteine-rich repeat secretory protein 15-like — MRILFIFSLLFFFFFLFFYSSSSSRSSSESHIFIYGGCSPEKYTPNTPFESNRDTFLSSVVTSSSDASFNSFAVGNESSSSSSAVFGLYQCRDDLRSSDCLKCIQTSVDQITLICPYSFGASLQLEGCFLRYETNDFLGKPDTSLRYKKCSSKSVENDNDFFKRRDDVLSDLESTRLGYKVSRSGLVEGYAQCVGDLSPSDCTACLAESVGKLKNLCGSAIAAEVYLAQCYARYWGSGYYDFSSDPTHGDDAGKTIAIIVGVIAGFAILVILLSLCRNSMH, encoded by the exons atgagaatactctttatcttctctcttctctttttcttcttcttcctgttcttctactcatcatcctcctcaagATCTTCATCAGAATCTCATATCTTTATCTACGGTGGATGTTCACCGGAAAAATACACACCAAACACACCTTTTGAATCGAACCGTGACACTTTCCTCTCCTCTGTCGTTACTTCCTCCTCCGACGCCTCCTTCAACAGCTTTGCCGTCGGCAACGagtcctcctcctcttcttccgcCGTATTTGGTCTCTATCAATGCCGTGACGATCTCCGATCATCAGACTGCTTAAAATGCATCCAAACCTCAGTCGATCAAATCACTCTCATTTGTCCTTACTCTTTCGGTGCTTCTCTCCAGCTCGAAGGATGCTTCTTACGTTACGAAACCAACGATTTCCTTGGGAAACCAGACACGAGTCTTAGGTACAAGAAGTGTAGTTCCAAGAGCGTTGAGAATGACAACGACTTCTTTAAACGGAGAGACGATGTGTTGTCGGATCTTGAGTCGACTCGACTCGGTTACAAAGTTAGCCGGTCCGGTTTAGTCGAGGGATATGCTCAGTGTGTTGGTGACTTGAGTCCTAGTGACTGTACGGCTTGTCTTGCAGAGTCTGTCGGAAAGTTAAAGAATCTTTGTGGCTCGGCGATTGCAGCTGAGGTTTACTTAGCTCAGTGCTATGCTCGTTATTGGGGTTCTGGTTACTATGACTTCTCTTCAG ATCCAACCCATGGAGATGACGCCGGTAAAACAATAGCGATCATTGTAGGAGTTATTGCTGGATTCGCAATTCTTGTTATTCTCCTCTCCCTCTGCAGAAACTCCATGC ATTGA
- the LOC104749261 gene encoding F-box protein At3g59000-like yields MPVLLRNCPLLETLVLEGLVHYVTDRCGDACDCVPGGNKGRSLISCPVKKLQIKRFEGKKRELEMIKHFLESFRCLKEMEIHAREDNPIHYFQIPREFELFNELYSCDVRFLVRGSLYKRRGLLST; encoded by the exons ATGCCGGTTCTCTTAAGGAATTGTCCACTTTTAGAAACACTAGTCCTTGAG GGTCTCGTACACTATGTGACGGATAGATGTGGGGATGCTTGTGACTGCGTTCCCGGGGGGAACAAAGGGCGTTCGCTCATATCTTGTCCGGTGAAGAAGCTgcagattaagagatttgaaggaaaaaagagagagttagagaTGATAAAGCATTTCTTGGAATCTTTTAGGTGTTTGAAGGAGATGGAGATTCATGCTCGAGAGGATAATCCTATACACTACTTCCAAATCCCAAGGGAGTTTGAGCTCTTCAACGAGCTTTATAGTTGTGATGTCCGGTTCCTGGTGCGTGGTTCTTTGTATAAGAGACGTGGACTGCTGTCAACTTGA
- the LOC109129424 gene encoding F-box/LRR-repeat protein At3g58900-like, producing MDFLSNLPDDLVCHILSFLTTNEAASTSLLSKRWYNLFALVPNLDIDDTVFRYSNCMSSFIDFVDRVIALQGDSPIKRFSLKCQAVRVYPCLVDPCRVNSWISNVLQRGVSDLDLAINIDMKYFLPPNIFHSGTLVELKVRSDDYLYLERCTGREDTFLPLLKTLVLKLAFISCGKMEMFLRSFPVLEELSIDATEWIVCDEYVSSETLRKLTINSYGFGEEINLPDDLVCHILSFLTTNEAASTSLLSKRWYNLFALVPNLDIDDTVFRYSNCMSSFIDFVDRVIALQGDSPIKRFSLKCQAVRVYPCLVDPCRVNSWISNVLQRGVSDLDLAINIDMKYFLPPNIFHSGTLVELKVRSDDYLYLERCTGREDTFLPLLKTLVLKLAFISCGKMEMFLRSFPVLEELSIDATEWIVCDEYVSSETLRKLTINSYGFGEEMLSLKSISFDTPRLVYFDYCDYVAEDYPKVNLTNVVEALLNLRLTEDQYRQARAQKDDQDDVLLRFRNVWKLLSGLRHVQKLYLSCYTLESKVILMFQVY from the exons ATGGATTTTCTCAGCAATCTACCTGACGATCTTGTTTGTCATATCTTGTCCTTCCTTACGACCAATGAGGCTGCTTCaacatctcttctctcaaagaGGTGGTACAATCTGTTTGCACTTGTTCCTAATCTTGACATCGATGACACTGTGTTTCGATATTCTAATTGCATGTCGAGCTTCATAGATTTTGTGGATAGAGTAATTGCATTGCAGGGTGATTCTCCCATTAAGAGATTTTCCCTCAAGTGTCAAGCTGTACGTGTGTATCCATGTCTTGTTGATCCATGTCGTGTGAATAGTTGGATAAGTAATGTGCTGCAGCGTGGTGTTTCGGACCTTGATCTTGCCATCAATATagatatgaaatattttttgccTCCAAATATCTTCCACAGTGGGACACTAGTTGAGCTGAAAGTAAGAAGTGATGATTACTTGTATCTTGAGCGGTGCACTGGCCGTGAAGATACTTTCTTACCACTGCTTAAAACGCTAGTTTTAAAACTGGCTTTTATTAGTTGTGGCAAGATGGAGATGTTTCTTCGTTCTTTCCCTGTGCTTGAAGAATTATCCATTGATGCTACTGAATGGATCGTGTGTGATGAATACGTGTCAAGTGAAACCCTAAGGAAGCTAACGATCAATTCATACGGTTTTGGAGAGGAGAT CAATCTACCTGACGATCTTGTTTGTCATATCTTGTCCTTCCTTACGACCAATGAGGCTGCTTCaacatctcttctctcaaagaGGTGGTACAATCTGTTTGCACTTGTTCCTAATCTTGACATCGATGACACTGTGTTTCGATATTCTAATTGCATGTCGAGCTTCATAGATTTTGTGGATAGAGTAATTGCATTGCAGGGTGATTCTCCCATTAAGAGATTTTCCCTCAAGTGTCAAGCTGTACGTGTGTATCCATGTCTTGTTGATCCATGTCGTGTGAATAGTTGGATAAGTAATGTGCTGCAGCGTGGTGTTTCGGACCTTGATCTTGCCATCAATATagatatgaaatattttttgccTCCAAATATCTTCCACAGTGGGACACTAGTTGAGCTGAAAGTAAGAAGTGATGATTACTTGTATCTTGAGCGGTGCACTGGCCGTGAAGATACTTTCTTACCACTGCTTAAAACGCTAGTTTTAAAACTGGCTTTTATTAGTTGTGGCAAGATGGAGATGTTTCTTCGTTCTTTCCCTGTGCTTGAAGAATTATCCATTGATGCTACTGAATGGATCGTGTGTGATGAATACGTGTCAAGTGAAACCCTAAGGAAGCTAACGATCAATTCATACGGTTTTGGAGAGGAGATGTTGAGTCTGAAGAGCATTTCTTTTGATACACCACGTCTGGTTTACTTTGACTATTGTGATTATGTTGCAGAGGATTATCCAAAAGTTAACTTGACTAATGTAGTTGAGGCTCTACTCAACCTTCGCTTAACTGAAGACCAGTATAGGCAAGCAAGAGCGCAAAAGGACGATCAGGATGATGTTCTTCTCCGTTTTCGAAATGTGTGGAAGCTCTTGAGTGGCTTAAGACATGTTCAGAAACTCTACTTATCTTGCTATACTCTCGAG TCAAAGGTCATCTTGATGTTTCAAGTATATTAG
- the LOC104753232 gene encoding uncharacterized protein LOC104753232 produces LGLYCGAICAYSSFPSENKSTQVPYLTIAFMNFTVLDTNTRLSANWDLSIRVPEKLHGSFIICLPGYFQASLLYKNITIATSPIRSYNNLQGHCPQLLKVSGVVSEEDINGAIGKSIMNDIKERMEVRLGLRLFLPDSGENMTGSGTMEFACDEVKMQSDLSSRNITSTVVGSPTCLYVGH; encoded by the exons TTGGGATTATATTGTGGCGCGATATGTGCATATTCCTCTTTCCCATCGGAAAATAAATCAACTCAAGTGCCTTATCTTACAATAGCTTTTATGAATTTTACGGTGCTCGATACAAATACTCGTCTTAGTGCAAATTGGGATTTATCAATTAGAGTTCCCGAAAAACTTCATGGTTCCTTTATTATATGTCTACCAGGATACTTTCAAGCTTCTTTACTTTACAAGAATATTACCATTGCTACTTCACCCATAAGAAG TTACAACAATCTCCAAGGCCATTGCCCTCAACTGCTCAAGGTTTCAGGGGTTGTCTCTGAAGAGGATATTAATGGTGCAATCGGCAAAAGCATTATGAATGACATTAAGGAGAGAATGGAAGTGCGTTTAGGGTTGCGGTTGTTTCTTCCGGATAGCGGAGAAAACATGACAGGGTCAGGGACGATGGAATTTGCTTGTGATGAGGTCAAGATGCAATCTGACTTGAGTTCTCGGAATATTACATCAACTGTGGTTGGGAGTCCTACTTGCCTCTATGTTGGTCACtag
- the LOC104749262 gene encoding auxin-responsive protein SAUR36-like, protein MRRLRGIKIRRPIQGISRWILRRIRIRRSRYIRLSPNQQVCKPRAITKLISWGRSLTSHSARFLGSKCSSLGYIPIGQEPIREKPDPVPKGHSAVYVGKKDGDFQRVLVPIVYFNHPLFGELLREAEEEFGFCQEGGITIPCPYSDFKRVQTRIESGSGFCRLPWSRRRQ, encoded by the coding sequence ATGAGGAGGTTGAGAGGAATCAAGATTAGAAGACCGATTCAAGGAATCTCAAGATGGATCCTCCGGAGAATCCGGATACGTCGTTCCAGATACATCCGGTTAAGCCCGAACCAACAGGTTTGTAAGCCGAGAGCCATCACAAAGCTCATAAGCTGGGGTCGAAGTCTCACATCCCACAGCGCTAGGTTTCTTGGCTCGAAATGCTCAAGTTTGGGGTACATACCAATTGGTCAGGAACCCATCCGAGAAAAACCCGACCCGGTTCCGAAAGGTCACTCGGCGGTTTACGTCGGTAAAAAAGACGGAGACTTTCAGAGGGTTTTGGTGCCTATCGTTTACTTCAACCATCCTCTGTTCGGTGAGCTTCTCAGAGAGGCTGAAGAAGAATTTGGGTTTTGCCAAGAAGGTGGAATCACTATCCCTTGCCCTTATTCGGATTTCAAACGGGTTCAGACCCGAATTGAATCCGGTTCGGGTTTCTGTAGACTTCCCTGGAGCCGTCGCCGGCAATAA
- the LOC104749263 gene encoding IRK-interacting protein-like, with translation MREVETSAITAAAAPPQFSQMFQKLAMAVKTKTYEFFTEDERTDAEGFSLLDSSEDFITDQKVVVLKPDRPLLTSSSPGSPVISPVNDAQVSVKPNNNQRKLSQVRKLDTQMGSSLISSVFATASSFEASYLQLQAAHAPFVEENVKAADRALVSNLQKLSDLKQFYRNYRQSLDFDESDLAIGSCLESRVQENQSKLRALGTVSNRLQAEMDAKDLQVWTLRNKLGEIQKSNSKLSRRLSSSSSSLDVLLSVRVYESLLHDAFKATQRFTKTLIELMEKAGWDLDLAAKSVHPEVDYAKKGHNRYALLSYVCLGMFRGFDGEGFDLNENEESEMSSSESSLRKLMQHVSSNPMELLERDKDCAFSRFCDKKYHELIHPNMASSIFSNMDENEAVLSSWRSLSTFYESYVTMASSIWTLHKLALSFDPAVEIFQVESGVDFSIVFMENVVKRKQDKKFSTNPTRAKVGFTVVPGFKIGCTVIQSQVYLTGCKCK, from the coding sequence ATGCGGGAAGTGGAAACATCGGCAATCACAGCAGCAGCAGCTCCTCCGCAATTCTCTCAAATGTTTCAGAAACTAGCCATGGCGGTCAAAACCAAGACCTACGAGTTCTTCACCGAAGACGAACGAACCGATGCTGAGGGTTTCTCTCTCCTCGATTCCTCCGAGGATTTCATCACCGATCAGAAAGTCGTCGTTCTTAAACCCGACAGGCCTCTTCTCACCTCTTCTTCTCCGGGATCTCCTGTTATATCTCCGGTGAACGATGCGCAGGTGAGTGTGAAACCTAATAATAATCAAAGGAAGCTTTCTCAGGTTAGGAAATTGGATACCCAGATGGGTTCGAGTTTGATCTCTTCTGTTTTCGCTACTGCTTCGTCTTTTGAAGCTTCGTATCTTCAATTGCAAGCTGCTCACGCCCCGTTTGTTGAAGAAAACGTCAAGGCTGCTGATCGAGCTCTCGTCTCTAACCTCCAGAAACTGTCTGATTTGAAGCAGTTTTATAGGAATTATCGCcaaagtttggattttgatgAGTCTGATTTAGCGATTGGGTCTTGCTTAGAGTCTCGTGTTCAGGAGAATCAGAGCAAGCTTCGAGCTTTGGGAACCGTCTCTAACCGGTTACAAGCTGAGATGGATGCTAAGGATTTGCAGGTTTGGACTCTGAGAAACAAATTAGGTGAGATTCAAAAGTCTAATTCCAAGTTGTCAAGGAGACTGTCTTCGAGTTCATCATCATTGGATGTTCTGTTATCGGTTAGGGTTTATGAGTCTCTGTTGCATGATGCCTTCAAAGCTACTCAGAGATTCACTAAGACTCTGATTGAGTTGATGGAAAAAGCTGGGTGGGATTTGGATTTAGCTGCCAAGTCTGTTCATCCTGAGGTAGATTATGCTAAGAAGGGACATAACCGGTATGCATTGTTGTCGTATGTTTGCTTGGGGATGTTTCGAGGTTTCGATGGTGAAGGATTTGATCTTAATGAGAATGAAGAGTCTGAGATGAGTTCTTCAGAGTCTTCGTTGAGGAAATTGATGCAACATGTATCTAGCAATCCCATGGAGCTTTTGGAAAGGGATAAAGATTGTGCATTCTCTAGATTTTGCGATAAGAAGTATCACGAGCTCATTCACCCGAACATGGCATCTTCTATATTCAGCAACATGGATGAAAACGAAGCTGTGTTGAGTTCTTGGAGATCTCTGAGCACATTCTATGAGTCTTATGTCACGATGGCTAGCTCGATTTGGACCCTTCACAAGTTAGCCTTGTCCTTTGATCCTGCGGTTGAGATTTTCCAAGTCGAAAGCGGAGTTGATTTTTCGATTGTCTTCATGGAGAATGTcgtgaaaagaaaacaagacaagaaGTTCTCCACGAATCCTACTCGAGCCAAAGTAGGATTCACAGTGGTTCCAGGGTTTAAAATCGGGTGCACGGTGATACAGTCTCAAGTTTACCTTACTGGCTGCAAATGTAAATGA
- the LOC104749264 gene encoding uncharacterized protein LOC104749264 codes for MQSGEFPAWLEVLLKDKFFNACLDHEDVKKNEKNILCIDCCLSICPHCLSSHTSHRLLQIRRYVYRDVLRVDDGSKLMDCSSIQPYITNSSKVVFINERPQSRQFRGSGNICITCDRSLQSPYLFCSLSCKISDVIMRQRALSGFLRVCNVLDLTDEVTTTTPSSTLEPTGSTRTSSESGGDMFWCQALACTATTEIVRKKRSSLSTTCRRVTEEVVSTTNTEAPANFLNRRKNTPPQRAPLY; via the exons ATGCAATCTGGAGAATTCCCTGCATGGCTTGAGGTTTTGTTAAAAGACAAGTTTTTCAACGCTTGTTTGGATCATGAAGATGTTAAGAAGAACGAGAAGAACATTTTATGTATCGACTGTTGTCTTAGCATCTGTCCTCACTGTCTCTCTTCACATACctctcatcgtcttcttcag ATAAGAAGATACGTTTACAGAGACGTTTTGAGGGTAGATGATGGTTCGAAGCTAATGGATTGCTCTTCAATTCAG CCATACATAACGAACAGTTCTAAAGTTGTGTTCATCAATGAACGACCTCAGTCTCGGCAGTTTCGTGGTTCCGGCAACATTTGCATCACCTGTGACCGGAGTCTCCAGTCTCCTTACCTCTTCTGCTCTCTCTCCTGCaag ATTAGTGACGTCATAATGAGACAAAGAGCACTCTCAGGCTTTCTCCGCGTCTGCAACGTTCTCGATTTAACCGACGAAGTCACGACAACGACGCCCAGCTCCACTCTCGAACCGACCGGGTCTACCCGTACGTCTTCCGAGTCAGGAGGAGACATGTTCTGGTGTCAGGCGCTCGCTTGCACCGCCACTACTGAAAtcgttagaaagaaaagaagcagCTTGTCGACGACTTGCCGGAGAGTCACGGAGGAGGTGGTTTCCACGACTAACACGGAAGCTCCGGCGAACTTTTTAAACCGACGGAAGAACACGCCGCCGC